The DNA sequence ccataaaaatggAGTTTGTTTAACTGAGAACTCACCATCTTTGCCTTTTCTTAAAGACCTAGCAAACAGCAAGCAAATCACTACAAACCCTAGCCCAGCTGCACCTCCAACAACAATGGCCACCGTCTTCCCCGTTTGTTGCCCTAATTCACCaatcaaagattaaaaaacATGGAGAAAAAGATAATCAAGAGAACACCCTACCAAACTCATCCCCCAAAAAACCAACGTAGTTCACTAGATCTTGATCTCAAACATCAAAATGAGAAACAGAGACAAGAAAAGGAGCTCAATTTACCTCCAATcccacctccaccaccacctccaccgcCGCCCCCGCCACGGGGGACGCCATCCGCGTAGTAATTGTAGCTAATGTAGCATTTATCGAGATAAACCTGGCCAGAAGCAGCACCACCACACTCGACCTCAGCCTTCTGCACAGCCTCAGCAACGCACTCCCCACAGTCCCCAGCCGACAAATCCCCCTCACACTGCGCCATGGCGTACACTGACTGGTAGCTCGTCGCATAGAACCCAGCCCCGCCGCTCCCCGACAACCCATTCTGAAGATTCGAGAACGCCGTATCTCTCCTCTCCTCAAACCCAttcccaccaccaccactcccACAAGTCTTGAAAAGCAGCTGAGTGCCGGCGACCTGAGGAAAACCAGCAGCTTGGTAAAGCGCATAGCACCCATTGAGCTGCACGCGAGCGGCGGCAGCCATGGGACCACAAAGAGACGACCACATCGGAATCACACGATTGATGCAAGCGGCGCAGTCAGTGCCGGAGAGGTCGCCACGGCATTGGTAGAGACCGGAAAGGGATTGGCcggaggaggaggtggaggtCTTGTAAAACTTAGAGTTTGAGGATTGGGTGATGAGGGATGAGGAGATACTAGCGATGGCTTGTTGGGTGGCGGCGCCGCCACCTAGTGAGCCATTAGCACAGCCCTTGTAGATCAAGCTGTAGAGATCGGCGGCAATGGAGATGGAGCTGAGAAATCCAAGCGCAGTGATGAAGAAGAGTAGTAGGGTTTCAAGATTCTTGAaacccatctctctctctctctctctctttctctctttctctctctatgtatatatatatatatagagcttTCTCTCACTAGAaatttagagagagaaagagggaaaAAGGGAAGGGGAAGTGAAGGAAGTGGGAGG is a window from the Dioscorea cayenensis subsp. rotundata cultivar TDr96_F1 chromosome 2, TDr96_F1_v2_PseudoChromosome.rev07_lg8_w22 25.fasta, whole genome shotgun sequence genome containing:
- the LOC120280841 gene encoding plasmodesmata-located protein 3-like, with amino-acid sequence MGFKNLETLLLFFITALGFLSSISIAADLYSLIYKGCANGSLGGGAATQQAIASISSSLITQSSNSKFYKTSTSSSGQSLSGLYQCRGDLSGTDCAACINRVIPMWSSLCGPMAAAARVQLNGCYALYQAAGFPQVAGTQLLFKTCGSGGGGNGFEERRDTAFSNLQNGLSGSGGAGFYATSYQSVYAMAQCEGDLSAGDCGECVAEAVQKAEVECGGAASGQVYLDKCYISYNYYADGVPRGGGGGGGGGGGGIGGQQTGKTVAIVVGGAAGLGFVVICLLFARSLRKGKDDY